A DNA window from Longimicrobiales bacterium contains the following coding sequences:
- a CDS encoding HD domain-containing phosphohydrolase, whose protein sequence is MNAGPPLVQSDTMVQPLGRAFVVAFHAASQSLRIYPLENATVQNALAEMYKVVRRLIEREGIFELRLAGDFLFVNDARLRLELSDYAAFSYVIGSLDRHGIGNVEFGPTVTVRDLAPFMSLLLQEGDGSDAAYDRFLKRLAASGTTSIKIEPMRGVEQPDDGDDEDRQKEAAKLTYFQSVHVAKEVLGDMRLGRAVNLRRVKRAVQSIVDQVLNNETSMLGMTALRDYDEYTFTHCVNVCIISVIIGQKLALTKVQLYELGLGALFHDLGKQRIDEAVINKPGGLNEEEWAMMQRHPTEGLLALFGMRGMAEVPYRAMLLAYEHHMKIDQTGYPRSVRPRKPTLFSNIVAVADGFDAATSKRSYQQQPWGADEVLREMRENPRRGYDPLLVKALINVTGVFPVGTLAILDTHELAVVTKRHPDPTKVHQPLVTIISDAGGTMLAEPVEVDLSEIDPATGSPRRAIIKTTDPDRYGIRVSDYFV, encoded by the coding sequence ATGAACGCCGGACCGCCGCTCGTGCAGAGCGACACGATGGTGCAGCCACTCGGCCGCGCGTTCGTCGTCGCGTTCCATGCGGCGTCGCAGTCCCTGCGCATCTATCCGCTCGAGAATGCGACCGTACAGAACGCGCTGGCCGAGATGTACAAGGTGGTGCGCCGCCTCATCGAGCGTGAAGGCATCTTCGAGCTGCGCCTCGCCGGCGATTTCCTGTTCGTGAACGATGCACGACTGCGCCTCGAGCTCTCGGACTACGCGGCGTTCTCCTACGTCATCGGCTCGCTCGACCGCCACGGCATCGGCAATGTCGAGTTCGGCCCGACCGTCACGGTGAGAGACCTCGCACCGTTCATGTCGCTCCTGCTGCAGGAGGGCGACGGGTCGGACGCGGCGTACGATCGGTTCCTGAAGCGGCTGGCCGCCAGCGGAACGACGTCCATAAAGATCGAGCCGATGCGCGGCGTGGAGCAGCCGGACGATGGCGACGACGAGGATCGTCAGAAGGAAGCCGCGAAGCTCACCTACTTCCAGTCCGTGCACGTCGCCAAGGAAGTGCTCGGCGACATGAGACTCGGCCGTGCCGTCAACCTGCGTCGCGTGAAGCGCGCGGTGCAGTCGATCGTCGACCAGGTGCTGAACAACGAAACGTCGATGCTCGGCATGACGGCGCTGCGCGATTACGACGAGTACACGTTCACGCATTGTGTGAACGTGTGCATCATCAGCGTGATCATCGGACAGAAGCTGGCGCTCACGAAGGTGCAGCTGTACGAGCTGGGCCTCGGCGCGCTGTTCCATGACCTGGGCAAGCAGCGCATCGACGAGGCCGTGATCAACAAGCCGGGCGGGCTCAACGAAGAGGAATGGGCAATGATGCAGCGCCACCCGACCGAGGGTCTGCTGGCGCTGTTCGGCATGCGCGGCATGGCGGAGGTGCCGTACCGTGCGATGCTGCTGGCGTACGAGCATCACATGAAGATCGATCAGACCGGCTATCCGCGCAGCGTGCGCCCGCGCAAGCCGACGCTCTTCAGCAACATCGTGGCGGTGGCCGATGGCTTCGATGCGGCGACCTCGAAGCGCAGCTACCAGCAGCAGCCGTGGGGTGCCGACGAGGTGTTGCGTGAGATGCGGGAGAATCCGCGGCGCGGCTACGACCCGCTGCTCGTGAAGGCGTTGATCAACGTGACCGGTGTGTTTCCCGTGGGCACGCTCGCCATCCTCGACACGCACGAGCTCGCGGTCGTGACGAAGCGACACCCGGATCCCACGAAGGTGCACCAGCCCCTCGTCACGATCATTTCCGATGCCGGCGGCACCATGCTCGCCGAGCCGGTCGAGGTGGACCTCAGCGAGATCGATCCGGCAACGGGCAGTCCGCGCCGCGCGATCATCAAGACCACCGATCCCGACCGGTACGGCATCCGTGTATCCGACTATTTCGTCTGA
- the trpA gene encoding tryptophan synthase subunit alpha — translation MYPTISSDIDPLAVRLAELRASGRRALIPYLTAGYPEPGRTAGLLDTLAAAGADVIELGVPFSDPVADGPTIQRSSQRALEHGVNLRWTLDTLRAFTERSDVPVVLFSYLNPILGYGVDRFITDAAAAGAAGVLITDLPAGGDEELERRFQQAPFSFIRLAAPTTPPARLREMAESAQGFLYYVGRMGVTGARQELRQETLGEVAALRASVGIPVAVGFGVSTPSQAAEIARVADGVIVGSALIDALDRGGDAGVAELMRQLRQAIDSA, via the coding sequence GTGTATCCGACTATTTCGTCTGACATCGATCCGCTCGCCGTTCGCCTGGCGGAGCTGCGCGCGAGCGGCCGGCGGGCACTCATCCCGTACCTGACGGCCGGCTACCCGGAGCCGGGGCGGACGGCCGGACTGCTCGACACGCTCGCCGCGGCCGGCGCGGACGTGATCGAGCTGGGCGTGCCGTTCAGCGATCCGGTGGCGGACGGCCCGACCATCCAGCGATCGTCACAGCGCGCACTCGAGCACGGCGTGAACCTGCGCTGGACACTCGACACGCTGCGTGCGTTCACCGAGCGCAGCGACGTCCCGGTCGTGCTGTTCAGCTATCTCAATCCGATCCTCGGTTACGGTGTCGATCGGTTCATCACGGACGCGGCCGCTGCGGGTGCGGCCGGCGTGCTGATCACCGATCTGCCGGCGGGCGGCGACGAGGAGCTGGAGCGCAGGTTCCAGCAGGCGCCGTTCTCCTTCATACGCCTCGCGGCACCCACCACGCCGCCCGCGCGACTGCGCGAGATGGCGGAAAGCGCACAGGGCTTTCTCTATTATGTGGGCCGCATGGGTGTCACCGGTGCGCGCCAGGAGCTGCGGCAGGAAACGCTCGGTGAAGTGGCGGCGCTGCGCGCCAGCGTCGGCATCCCGGTCGCCGTCGGGTTCGGCGTGTCCACGCCGTCACAGGCAGCGGAGATCGCGCGCGTGGCGGATGGCGTGATCGTCGGCAGCGCGCTCATCGATGCACTGGACCGCGGCGGCGATGCCGGCGTGGCGGAGCTGATGCGGCAGCTGCGCCAGGCGATCGACTCGGCCTGA
- a CDS encoding NFACT RNA binding domain-containing protein: MSNTIRYDALLVRDLADELHATLRGARLDAVLLDREALRITLLTRPRRRDAPATPSLLWQLHPTSGHLTTIARRAVRGGVQLGASTIVSRVHAPPDERIIFIDLDAGDAPPGAARRIVIELVTNQWNALALGADHRITGILRERETRGRVLRAGAPYEPPQRSARAGASAPIDIAEWHEVLGPVPPGKRLAALLRFAAYTSPLNAAAILGSADVTAERHALDQAHARHVEMIWTGPRMPALLQMDGSWQPYARLEPAPGDATRTTSLLEAFGLAAQRSAAAPQEKDVTERALVALSQRMEALHRRADRLREEQAGASAEAERLRRQADLLLAQLHRVERGAGQAVLDDFAGGSVEVELDTTRSPAENAARMYDTARRRDRAAARIPGLLAAGEAEHSRLERMVERVRAGLCTPEELARIQTHQRSTTRAAGPALPYREYRTTGGLEVRVGRGSRANDELTFRHSRPNDVWLHARDVAGAHVILRWDRADENPPASALVEAAVLAALFSRARTSGTVAVDWTRRKHVRKPRKAAPGLVIPERVKTVFVEPDAALEESLRAEL; this comes from the coding sequence GTGTCAAACACAATTCGCTATGATGCGCTTCTCGTGCGCGACCTCGCCGATGAGCTCCATGCCACGCTCCGGGGCGCACGGCTCGACGCCGTCCTGCTCGACCGTGAAGCGCTGCGCATCACGCTCCTCACGCGGCCGCGCCGCCGCGACGCGCCGGCGACGCCATCACTCCTGTGGCAGCTCCACCCGACGTCCGGTCACCTCACCACGATCGCACGCCGTGCCGTGCGCGGCGGGGTACAGCTCGGGGCATCCACGATCGTCAGCCGCGTTCATGCGCCACCGGACGAGCGCATCATTTTCATCGATCTGGACGCCGGTGACGCACCGCCCGGAGCCGCACGACGGATCGTGATCGAGCTCGTGACGAACCAGTGGAATGCGCTGGCGCTCGGCGCCGACCATCGCATCACGGGCATCCTGCGGGAGCGCGAGACGCGCGGACGGGTGCTGCGGGCGGGTGCACCGTACGAGCCGCCCCAGCGCTCGGCGCGGGCGGGAGCGTCCGCTCCGATCGACATCGCCGAATGGCACGAGGTGCTCGGCCCCGTCCCTCCCGGGAAGCGCCTCGCCGCGCTGCTCCGCTTCGCGGCGTACACGAGCCCGCTCAATGCCGCCGCCATCCTCGGCTCCGCGGACGTAACGGCGGAGCGCCACGCGCTCGACCAGGCGCACGCACGTCATGTCGAGATGATCTGGACGGGCCCGCGCATGCCTGCGCTGCTGCAGATGGACGGGAGCTGGCAGCCGTACGCGCGCCTGGAGCCCGCGCCCGGCGACGCGACGCGGACGACATCGCTGCTCGAGGCGTTCGGCCTCGCGGCTCAGCGCTCGGCCGCCGCGCCGCAGGAGAAGGATGTGACGGAGCGCGCGCTCGTCGCGCTCTCGCAGAGGATGGAAGCCCTGCACCGGCGCGCCGACCGGCTGCGCGAGGAGCAGGCTGGAGCGAGTGCGGAGGCGGAACGTCTGCGCAGGCAGGCCGACCTGCTGCTCGCCCAGCTCCATAGGGTCGAACGGGGTGCGGGTCAGGCGGTGCTCGACGACTTCGCCGGCGGCAGCGTCGAGGTGGAGCTGGACACGACACGCTCGCCCGCCGAGAACGCTGCACGGATGTACGACACGGCCCGGAGGCGGGACCGCGCCGCGGCCCGGATACCGGGACTGCTCGCGGCGGGAGAGGCCGAGCACAGCCGCCTGGAACGCATGGTGGAACGCGTCAGAGCCGGGCTCTGCACGCCCGAGGAGCTGGCCAGGATCCAGACGCACCAGCGTTCCACGACCCGTGCGGCCGGACCCGCGCTGCCGTACCGTGAATACCGCACGACCGGCGGCCTGGAAGTGCGCGTCGGGCGCGGCTCACGCGCGAACGACGAGCTGACGTTCCGTCACTCGCGCCCAAACGACGTGTGGCTTCACGCACGCGACGTGGCCGGCGCACATGTGATCCTCCGGTGGGACCGGGCCGACGAGAATCCACCGGCGAGCGCCCTCGTCGAAGCCGCAGTCCTCGCCGCCCTGTTCAGCCGTGCACGCACCTCGGGCACGGTCGCGGTGGACTGGACCCGCAGAAAACATGTCAGGAAGCCGCGGAAGGCGGCGCCGGGACTGGTGATTCCGGAGCGGGTGAAGACGGTGTTCGTGGAGCCGGACGCGGCGCTGGAAGAGAGCCTGCGCGCCGAGTTGTGA